A part of Penaeus vannamei isolate JL-2024 chromosome 1, ASM4276789v1, whole genome shotgun sequence genomic DNA contains:
- the LOC113814467 gene encoding coiled-coil domain-containing protein 85C, with product MPAAADQHLEHHMAYPQHQGKTGPPRPGPHHGPPHHSSHPPSGSYGPQSGHANHVGYNHHGPMGQHAMPGQRGQPGQHGPPQQNGPQINLGQLRSQIGSTAQLGAPGQHGHPGPPGPLGPAGQHVPLSSHGSSLSHGPQGSHGPHGVPNQRVPPGSHIQAVPPAIQHKGPAPHGQYGAHIPHSTNIGNSRGHLDGPANEVRQPPAYPEPPRYPGPQTVHEDIDKHMSQVAALNGQSAQTLKQYSGAQGPGGGVGINGGGASMNSGDLGRLEEELSQLNRKDLVARTLRAEGEARELQHSIHVQAGELRHLRENQQRLTDDNQELRDLCCFLDDDRQKGRKLAREWQRFGRYTASVMRQEVTAYQNKLRELDTKQQELIKDNLELKELCLYLDEERNNAACSHCGHPLITRDDGDGSSSSTNADEPSGPPQPTADSAPTQSQSSEIPLARSSSRERLLEDTLSRQRSPMNEQVMSYIRSLEARVMMLETEKQQLGEELAKMDRIHPEGEGLESQLANKEKSVGSRPPQPPPYSLSHHLRAVGLGLTNRTPLGPGSAESDDELLDGPPPPLVSRPTAVAAAMRVLEVQEQLEGASHPPAVPPPSQGPPPPPHSSNTGSQLSAQDAALADGEKALLRQMCNVVWKKLEEVPSQHR from the exons ATGCCTGCTGCTGCTGACCAGCATCTTGAGCATCATATGGCCTATCCGCAGCACCAGGGAAAGACCGGGCCACCACGGCCGGGCCCTCACCATGGACCCCCACATCATTCATCACATCCACCCTCTGGCTCATATGGGCCACAGTCAGGCCATGCTAATCATGTTGGTTATAACCATCATGGACCAATGGGTCAGCATGCCATGCCAGGACAACGAGGTCAACCTGGACAGCATGGTCCTCCTCAACAAAATGGACCTCAAATAAACCTAGGTCAACTTAGGTCTCAGATAGGGTCAACTGCTCAACTTGGAGCTCCTGGACAGCATGGACATCCTGGGCCACCAGGACCCCTTGGGCCAGCTGGACAACATGTCCCACTAAGTTCTCATGGGAGTTCATTGTCGCATGGTCCTCAAGGGAGTCATGGCCCTCATGGAGTACCAAATCAAAGAGTTCCTCCTGGATCTCACATCCAAGCAGTGCCACCAGCCATACAGCACAAAGGCCCTGCACCACATGGGCAATATGGTGCACATATCCCACACTCCACAAACATTGGGAATTCACGTGGTCATTTGGATGGACCTGCCAATGAAGTGAGGCAACCTCCAGCATATCCAGAACCTCCACGTTACCCGGGTCCTCAGACAGTGCATGAGGATATTGACAAACACATGAGCCAAGTGGCAGCCCTCAATGGACAGTCAGCACAGACACTGAAGCAGTACTCTGGAGCCCAGGGACCTGGTGGAGGAGTAGGAATTAATGGGGGAGGAGCTTCAATGAACAGTGGTGATCTAGGAAGGCTAGAGGAGGAACTTAGTCAACTCAATAGGAAGGATCTAGTGGCAAGGACTTTACGGGCAGAAGGGGAAGCAAGAGAGCTCCAGCATTCAATCCATGTACAGGCAGGGGAGCTTAGGCACCTGCGGGAGAATCAACAACGACTTACTGATGACAACCAG GAGCTGCGGGACTTGTGTTGTTTCCTGGATGATGACCGACAGAAGGGACGGAAACTTGCCAGAGAATGGCAGCGATTTGGCCGCTATACTGCCTCTGTTATGAGACAGGAAGTCACAGCCTACCAGAATAAATTACGTGAACTAGATACCAAACAACAAGAGCTCATCAAAGATAATTTAGAGTTAAAG GAATTGTGCTTATACCTTGATGAAGAAAGAAACAATGCTGCCTGCAGTCATTGTGGACATCCCCTCATCACGCGAGATGATGGGGATGGATCGTCCTCCTCAACCAATGCTGATGAACCCTCAGGGCCCCCGCAGCCCACTGCAGATTCAGCCCCAACCCAGAGTCAGTCTTCAGAAATTCCACTGGCACGTTCGTCCTCCAGAGAGAGATTATTAGAAGATACCCTGTCCCGTCAGAGATCTCCAATGAATG AACAAGTAATGTCTTATATAAGGTCATTAGAGGCAAGAGTAATGATGTTAGAGACAGAAAAGCAGCAGCTTGGTGAGGAACTTGCAAAGATGGATCGGATCCACCCTGAAGGAGAAGGTTTGGAGTCACAGCTTGCCAATAAAGAGAAATCTGTTGGTTCTCGTCCACCTCAACCCCCACCGTATTCACTCTCGCATCATCTCCGGGCAGTTGGTTTAGGACTCACCAACAGAACTCCTTTAGGCCCAG gttcAGCAGAAAGTGATGATGAGCTCTTGGATGGACCTCCTCCACCATTGGTGTCCCGTCCAACAGCAGTTGCAGCAGCTATGAGAGTTCTGGAAGTGCAGGAGCAGTTAGAGGGGGCCTCACATCCTCCTGCAGTCCCTCCTCCTTCACAAGGTCCCCCTCCACCGCCTCATTCCTCCAACACAGGAAGCCAACTCAGTGCCCAAGATGCAGCTTTGGCAGATGGGGAAAAGGCACTTCTCAGGCAAATGTGCAAT GTTGTGTGGAAGAAGCTAGAAGAGGTACCAAGTCAACATAGATAA